The following are from one region of the Paenibacillus sp. JZ16 genome:
- a CDS encoding class I SAM-dependent methyltransferase, with translation MSYNGSDFYDNDTNFENYMQRRQGQENANDTLEKPIIWQLLGDVSDQLVLDLGCGDAGFGVELLEKGCASYVGIEGSRNMVEAASNNLAGCNGTVVHTRLEDFTYPRDSYDLVLSRLAIHYLQDIERVFQCIYQSLKPNGRFVFSVEHPVITSTLQPSGTRTNWVVDNYFIEGYREQQWLGGTVHKYHRTVEDYFRAMQEAGFIVEQLRESSPVREHFIHEETYERRRRIPLFLFLAGRKSA, from the coding sequence ATGAGCTATAACGGATCCGATTTTTATGACAACGATACGAACTTCGAGAACTACATGCAGCGACGGCAAGGGCAGGAGAATGCCAACGATACATTGGAGAAGCCCATCATCTGGCAGCTGCTGGGAGATGTCTCAGACCAGCTTGTATTAGACCTGGGTTGCGGCGATGCTGGCTTTGGCGTGGAATTGTTGGAAAAAGGATGTGCATCATATGTAGGAATCGAGGGTTCCCGTAATATGGTGGAAGCCGCTTCGAACAATCTCGCCGGCTGCAACGGAACCGTTGTACACACGAGGCTCGAGGACTTTACATATCCCCGCGATTCCTATGATCTGGTGCTCTCCAGGCTCGCCATTCATTATCTGCAGGATATCGAGCGCGTCTTTCAATGCATTTATCAGAGCTTGAAGCCGAACGGCAGGTTTGTCTTCTCTGTCGAGCATCCCGTTATTACCTCCACGCTTCAGCCGTCCGGTACCAGAACGAATTGGGTGGTGGACAACTACTTCATCGAAGGCTACCGGGAGCAGCAATGGCTCGGCGGTACCGTTCACAAGTACCATCGAACCGTCGAGGATTATTTCAGGGCGATGCAGGAAGCCGGCTTTATCGTGGAGCAGCTTAGGGAATCCAGTCCCGTGCGAGAACATTTCATACACGAGGAAACCTATGAGCGCAGGCGCAGAATTCCACTGTTCCTGTTTCTGGCGGGGAGAAAGAGCGCGTAA
- a CDS encoding DEAD/DEAH box helicase, whose amino-acid sequence MTFQDLNISPVILKALAKENYKTPTPIQAQAIPAVLAGRDLLGCAQTGTGKTAAFSVPMIQLLNEQPPKPGMARRIRALVLSPTRELALQISDNVKAYSQFTKLRSTAIVGGVSQKTQERALQQGADILIATPGRLLDLMNQKRVDLQHVEILVLDEADRMLDMGFIHDVKRIIAKMPSKRQTLFFSATMPAEITQLVKTLLQNPVKVEITPVSSTAERIKQSVYLLETGNKQKQLNELMKDPSIVSALVFTRTKRGADRVVRDLTKVNISAQAIHGNKSQVSRQTALKNFKSGETRVLVATDIAARGIDIDELSHVINFNLPNIPETYVHRIGRTGRAGLSGTAISFCEVDEVPFLRDIEKLIGKSIPEVKDHAFPMSGSLRAAKVDRSPKSGSAKPGKAKSAAVRPAKPKADATRKPKTDTARKPKSDAARHSSTNSARNPKAEVVLNPYSEMARKFKAEAVHNPKDGQARKRKSGGFNKGSKTGRPQ is encoded by the coding sequence ATGACATTTCAAGATTTAAATATATCCCCCGTGATTCTCAAGGCTTTAGCGAAGGAGAATTACAAGACGCCAACGCCTATTCAGGCTCAGGCGATCCCGGCTGTGTTGGCCGGCAGAGATTTGCTGGGCTGCGCGCAGACCGGAACAGGGAAGACCGCCGCTTTTTCGGTACCGATGATTCAGCTGTTGAACGAACAACCCCCTAAACCAGGGATGGCGCGCCGTATTCGCGCGTTGGTGTTGTCGCCGACCCGGGAGCTTGCCCTGCAAATTTCGGATAACGTGAAAGCCTACAGTCAGTTCACAAAGCTGCGGTCGACGGCCATTGTTGGCGGCGTTTCGCAAAAAACACAGGAGCGGGCGCTTCAGCAAGGAGCGGACATCCTCATTGCTACGCCAGGCAGACTTCTGGATCTCATGAATCAGAAGCGTGTCGATCTGCAGCATGTGGAGATTCTGGTGCTGGACGAGGCTGACCGGATGCTTGATATGGGCTTTATTCATGACGTAAAACGAATTATTGCCAAAATGCCGAGCAAAAGACAAACGCTGTTCTTCTCGGCTACTATGCCTGCGGAGATTACCCAGCTTGTCAAAACCTTATTGCAAAACCCTGTAAAAGTAGAGATTACGCCGGTTTCATCAACGGCCGAACGGATCAAGCAATCGGTGTACCTGCTGGAAACAGGAAATAAGCAGAAACAGTTGAATGAGCTGATGAAGGACCCATCCATCGTGTCGGCCCTGGTCTTCACACGTACAAAGCGCGGGGCTGACCGGGTTGTTCGCGATCTGACGAAGGTGAACATCTCTGCACAAGCCATTCACGGGAATAAATCGCAGGTCAGCCGTCAGACGGCACTCAAAAATTTCAAAAGCGGGGAAACCCGGGTTCTGGTGGCTACGGATATTGCGGCGCGAGGCATTGATATCGACGAGCTGTCGCATGTCATTAACTTTAACCTTCCGAACATTCCGGAAACGTACGTTCACCGGATTGGCCGGACGGGGCGTGCGGGACTGAGCGGAACGGCGATATCGTTCTGCGAAGTGGACGAGGTGCCTTTTCTCCGGGATATCGAGAAGTTAATCGGCAAGTCCATTCCCGAAGTGAAGGACCATGCCTTCCCGATGTCAGGATCATTAAGAGCAGCCAAGGTAGACCGATCGCCGAAATCGGGCTCGGCCAAACCCGGAAAAGCCAAATCAGCAGCAGTTAGACCTGCTAAACCGAAGGCCGATGCCACCCGTAAGCCAAAGACCGACACGGCTCGTAAACCGAAGTCAGACGCGGCTCGCCATTCGAGCACGAATTCGGCACGTAACCCGAAGGCGGAAGTTGTTCTTAATCCGTATTCAGAGATGGCACGTAAGTTCAAAGCGGAAGCGGTTCATAACCCTAAGGACGGTCAAGCCCGTAAACGCAAGTCCGGTGGATTCAACAAGGGAAGCAAGACCGGCAGACCCCAGTAA
- a CDS encoding sigma-70 family RNA polymerase sigma factor has protein sequence MKEDSPLSEQRIEDAKAGDFEAYRMIVHQYSNALLSVAYSVLGDFHEAQDAVQEAFLKSYRNLHTLNDPAKLGSWLYAIAHRTSLDFAKRSRRTLPLHETALSSDNITPWLEQYVIHDSVWGALQELEEKSKTVVVLHYLSEWSMKEIGQFLNMSVSAVESRIRRAREVLKQHLARDFEHYFHTHRLGRDFEQQVSEQVLKRAGHFYIPVTDKRQATAWFILHFHLETSRHGNPVLESGQELYLLECQHHSPASMPVLTFEVASVGQLGHRLHQQGVRSEPIREDNVFGKWLAFYDPDGNKYLAIEKHG, from the coding sequence ATGAAAGAGGATTCGCCGCTATCGGAACAACGGATAGAGGATGCTAAAGCGGGGGATTTTGAAGCTTATCGGATGATTGTCCATCAGTATTCCAATGCCCTGTTATCCGTTGCGTACAGTGTACTGGGGGACTTCCACGAGGCGCAGGATGCCGTGCAGGAGGCGTTTTTGAAGAGTTACCGTAACCTGCATACGCTGAATGATCCTGCCAAGCTTGGCAGCTGGTTATATGCGATTGCGCACCGGACCAGTCTCGATTTTGCCAAAAGAAGCAGGCGAACGCTCCCGCTGCATGAAACGGCTTTATCATCGGACAATATCACGCCATGGCTGGAACAATATGTGATCCATGACTCCGTCTGGGGAGCCTTGCAGGAATTGGAGGAGAAGAGTAAAACCGTTGTCGTCCTGCATTACTTAAGCGAGTGGTCCATGAAAGAGATCGGACAGTTCCTTAATATGTCGGTATCTGCGGTTGAAAGCCGTATACGACGTGCCAGAGAAGTTTTGAAACAGCATCTTGCCCGTGATTTCGAGCATTATTTCCATACCCATCGTCTGGGAAGGGATTTCGAGCAGCAGGTCTCGGAGCAAGTCCTTAAGCGAGCCGGTCATTTCTATATTCCAGTCACGGATAAGAGGCAGGCGACCGCATGGTTTATCCTGCATTTTCATCTGGAAACCAGCAGGCACGGAAATCCGGTACTGGAATCCGGACAGGAATTGTATTTGCTCGAATGTCAGCATCACTCACCGGCCAGCATGCCAGTACTCACGTTCGAAGTAGCGAGCGTTGGGCAGTTAGGGCACCGGCTGCATCAACAGGGGGTTAGAAGCGAGCCGATCCGGGAGGATAATGTATTCGGCAAATGGCTGGCATTTTACGATCCCGATGGCAATAAGTATCTTGCGATTGAAAAACATGGATAA
- a CDS encoding MBL fold metallo-hydrolase, translated as MAGVELQIQKIKNRSFLFTNHIPTGWDLNVQLIMGDRNNYIIDTGLGSRNIEPVKEYIKHDSKPTIVINTHHHWDHIWGNGSFRDCIIISHKLCREMMESGWEGMIQKNMRFVEGEAELVLPNLTFDNELYFPEDNIRLIYTPGHTVDSISVLDELEQVIHVGDNVGDSMDEIIPSIYVEQDLYIQTLLKYKEMDFDTCISGHNVMLDKQVIEQILSKL; from the coding sequence TTGGCGGGTGTAGAATTGCAAATTCAAAAGATAAAGAATAGAAGTTTCTTGTTTACCAACCATATCCCTACTGGATGGGATTTAAATGTTCAACTGATTATGGGAGACCGGAATAATTACATTATCGATACGGGTCTGGGCTCACGGAACATCGAGCCTGTCAAAGAATACATAAAGCATGACAGCAAGCCAACCATTGTAATCAATACGCACCATCATTGGGACCATATCTGGGGAAATGGCTCGTTCCGAGACTGTATCATCATATCTCACAAGCTATGCAGGGAAATGATGGAGTCGGGCTGGGAAGGCATGATCCAGAAAAACATGAGGTTTGTTGAGGGCGAGGCAGAATTGGTTCTTCCCAATCTGACATTTGATAACGAATTATATTTTCCGGAAGACAACATACGGCTCATTTATACTCCTGGCCATACCGTGGATTCCATAAGTGTGTTGGATGAGTTAGAGCAGGTGATCCATGTAGGCGATAATGTAGGTGACTCCATGGATGAAATTATTCCAAGCATTTATGTTGAACAAGATCTTTATATACAAACGCTTTTGAAATATAAAGAAATGGATTTTGACACGTGTATATCGGGTCATAATGTGATGTTGGATAAGCAGGTCATAGAGCAGATATTGAGCAAGCTTTAG
- a CDS encoding M56 family metallopeptidase: MNTILETLFTLTAAGSAVVASMLVLRIVSVHAFPTKWRYGMNKMAIGFYLLPVVLGIQWILPLFTFNATATVPIVNELPSTVQHALPGPYSGIHPEPLIRDQTISANIALPLIVLWAVGAIAFAAWQMYCYRRFLKKLEHTRTNVPTSSEAAKQLSFIKEALGVKSSVRLAYSSIIRSPVLVGLWKPTIYLPIENTVNVDMVIRHELIHLKRKDLWVKAFTLGASAVHWFNPLVHILRKDIHIWSELSCDEEVVKEMSYAERKRYGETILSVMAGSRNLPVQFCASLSGDGKQLKRRLMMMLNVKKQKKKTMYLTITAVFLVAAISTSAAAWASNHTPRVIGNEESHAEAQRQEAAPRPVPPETVVESEGNDVETQLEEARPAPVVEHEGSNVAALSQEARPVPVVEHEGSKVVAPPQEVRLVPVVEHEGSNVVAPPQEVRLVPVVEHEGSNVVAPLQEAAPSEAVVESEGDQDVAPPTVRPVDDPHELPQVVPSR, encoded by the coding sequence ATGAATACGATTCTTGAAACGCTGTTTACCCTTACCGCTGCTGGAAGTGCCGTCGTAGCCAGCATGCTTGTCCTGCGGATCGTATCCGTCCATGCCTTTCCTACAAAGTGGCGTTATGGAATGAACAAAATGGCAATAGGCTTTTATCTTTTACCCGTAGTCCTTGGTATTCAGTGGATCTTGCCGCTTTTTACATTCAATGCAACAGCAACCGTTCCCATCGTGAACGAGCTGCCTTCAACTGTGCAGCATGCGCTGCCCGGTCCATATTCAGGGATTCATCCGGAGCCGCTCATCCGAGATCAGACCATATCAGCAAACATAGCACTTCCCCTGATTGTCCTATGGGCAGTCGGCGCTATAGCTTTTGCTGCATGGCAGATGTATTGTTATCGCAGATTTTTAAAGAAACTAGAACATACACGTACCAACGTTCCGACAAGCAGCGAAGCAGCCAAACAGCTCTCCTTCATTAAGGAAGCCCTTGGTGTGAAAAGCAGTGTCAGGCTTGCCTACAGCTCCATCATTCGGAGTCCTGTTCTTGTCGGCCTATGGAAACCAACCATTTATCTCCCTATAGAGAATACCGTTAACGTGGACATGGTGATCCGACATGAGTTGATCCATCTGAAACGGAAAGATTTATGGGTCAAAGCGTTTACGCTCGGAGCAAGCGCCGTGCATTGGTTTAACCCTTTGGTGCACATTCTTCGCAAGGACATTCATATATGGAGCGAGCTGTCTTGTGATGAAGAGGTCGTAAAAGAGATGTCCTATGCCGAGCGAAAACGCTATGGGGAGACGATCTTAAGCGTCATGGCAGGATCAAGGAATTTACCCGTGCAATTCTGTGCCTCCTTATCCGGTGACGGCAAACAATTAAAGAGGAGATTAATGATGATGCTGAATGTAAAGAAACAAAAAAAGAAAACGATGTATCTCACGATAACAGCAGTGTTTTTGGTTGCTGCAATTAGCACATCCGCAGCGGCATGGGCTTCTAACCATACGCCCAGAGTCATTGGAAATGAGGAAAGTCATGCTGAAGCTCAACGACAAGAAGCTGCCCCTAGGCCGGTACCTCCTGAAACCGTCGTTGAGAGTGAAGGAAACGATGTTGAAACTCAGCTGGAGGAAGCTCGTCCTGCACCTGTTGTAGAGCATGAAGGAAGCAATGTTGCAGCTCTTTCACAAGAAGCTCGTCCTGTACCTGTTGTAGAGCATGAAGGAAGCAAAGTTGTAGCTCCTCCACAAGAAGTTCGTCTTGTACCTGTTGTAGAGCATGAAGGAAGCAATGTTGTAGCTCCTCCACAAGAAGTTCGTCTTGTACCTGTTGTAGAGCATGAAGGAAGCAATGTTGTAGCTCCTCTTCAAGAAGCTGCCCCTTCGGAGGCGGTCGTTGAGAGTGAAGGAGACCAAGATGTAGCTCCTCCAACAGTTCGTCCTGTAGACGATCCACACGAGCTCCCCCAGGTAGTTCCATCACGGTAA
- a CDS encoding histidine phosphatase family protein yields MKNVFIVRHCKAEGQAADAPLTGQGIQQALELAEFLSDKGIDHIVSSPYRRASDTIKPLADLIGVEVVMDERLTERILSGRNEPAWREMLRRTYDDLELCYEGGESSRTAMHRAVRVVEEIRQNSSQNAVIVSHGNLISLLLKHYDNRIGFREWEGLSNPDVYHLSFLQDAPGIQRIWTS; encoded by the coding sequence ATGAAAAACGTATTTATTGTGCGGCATTGCAAAGCGGAGGGACAAGCTGCCGACGCTCCGTTAACCGGGCAGGGCATTCAGCAAGCGCTTGAACTTGCGGAGTTTCTCTCGGATAAAGGGATTGATCATATTGTTTCGAGCCCTTACCGTAGAGCCAGCGATACAATAAAACCGTTGGCGGATCTCATTGGCGTGGAAGTCGTGATGGATGAGAGATTAACGGAGAGAATTCTATCGGGTCGCAATGAGCCTGCTTGGCGGGAGATGCTTCGCCGAACTTATGATGATTTGGAGTTGTGTTATGAAGGCGGGGAATCAAGTCGTACAGCCATGCACCGCGCCGTTCGTGTAGTGGAGGAGATCCGGCAGAACTCCAGCCAGAATGCTGTCATCGTGTCGCATGGCAATCTGATCTCGCTTCTGCTGAAGCATTACGACAACCGAATTGGATTCAGGGAGTGGGAGGGCTTGTCCAATCCTGATGTATACCATCTTAGCTTTCTGCAAGATGCACCCGGCATACAACGAATATGGACCTCATGA
- a CDS encoding B-box zinc finger protein, with the protein MEFYRCMNHPEREAVAQCTRCGKPVCQECHNPETGRCRYRCGEMNPAPGMPGRQRNVWVTVIISILAILGGLALLLLTICGAILFSY; encoded by the coding sequence ATGGAATTCTACCGCTGCATGAACCATCCCGAGAGGGAGGCCGTCGCTCAGTGCACTCGCTGCGGGAAGCCAGTGTGTCAGGAATGCCATAATCCGGAGACAGGCCGCTGCCGCTACCGGTGCGGTGAGATGAACCCCGCTCCCGGTATGCCGGGACGGCAAAGGAACGTATGGGTGACCGTGATCATCTCCATACTGGCCATTTTGGGCGGCCTTGCGCTGCTGCTGCTGACGATTTGCGGCGCAATCTTATTTTCTTATTAA
- a CDS encoding BlaI/MecI/CopY family transcriptional regulator: MNQVQKLSDTEMELMEVIWECTPPVTSTELLALFAERGREWKAQTISTFLSRLVDKGALTATRDGRTNKYTPRISPEDYKLMETQHVLDGLYQGSVKNLISALYDGEKLSDEDIAELKQWFSQK, translated from the coding sequence GTGAACCAAGTTCAAAAATTATCGGATACCGAAATGGAGCTAATGGAGGTGATTTGGGAGTGTACGCCGCCTGTCACATCCACCGAATTGCTCGCTCTGTTTGCCGAGAGAGGTAGGGAATGGAAGGCACAGACCATCTCCACCTTCTTATCGCGTTTGGTGGACAAAGGGGCGCTCACGGCTACAAGGGATGGGCGGACCAATAAATATACGCCTCGCATTTCGCCTGAAGATTATAAGCTTATGGAAACGCAGCATGTTCTGGACGGATTATATCAAGGCTCGGTTAAAAATCTAATTTCAGCTTTGTATGACGGCGAAAAGCTTTCAGATGAAGATATTGCAGAGCTGAAGCAATGGTTTTCGCAAAAGTAG
- a CDS encoding radical SAM/SPASM domain-containing protein — MKTFKKVYIEITSICNLACTFCPPTERKANFIKVEDFARRLDEIKPHTSYIYLHVKGEPLLHPKIDELLDISHEKGFKVNITTNGTLIAKNRHKLLGKPALRQMNFSLHSFDGHVGSTDREGYLREILSFVRAAEEHKVIFSFRLWNLTQDNQTNLEKSRNRQTLEILEQEFNLDYRIEEKVEPGGGVKVADHVYLNQDYEFQWPSLTAPEDEGKGFCHALRSQAAILVDGTVVPCCLDGEGVINLGNIHQKSFSEIVDGERANNLVDGFSRREAVEELCRKCGYRQRFGA, encoded by the coding sequence TTGAAGACGTTTAAGAAAGTTTACATAGAAATTACGAGTATTTGTAATCTGGCCTGCACGTTCTGCCCGCCGACGGAGCGCAAGGCCAACTTCATTAAAGTGGAAGACTTTGCGAGAAGATTGGATGAGATCAAGCCGCATACGAGTTACATTTATCTGCATGTGAAGGGGGAGCCGCTGCTCCATCCGAAGATCGATGAGCTGCTGGATATCAGCCATGAAAAAGGGTTCAAGGTCAACATTACGACCAACGGCACGTTGATCGCGAAGAACCGGCATAAGCTGCTGGGCAAGCCGGCCTTAAGACAGATGAACTTCTCGCTTCACAGCTTTGATGGTCATGTCGGGTCCACGGACCGTGAGGGATATTTGCGGGAGATTCTATCCTTTGTTCGTGCTGCCGAGGAGCATAAAGTCATCTTCTCGTTCCGTTTGTGGAATCTGACCCAGGACAACCAAACGAACCTGGAGAAGAGCCGCAATCGCCAGACACTCGAAATTTTGGAGCAGGAATTCAACCTGGACTACCGAATCGAGGAAAAGGTTGAACCCGGCGGCGGCGTGAAGGTCGCCGACCATGTCTATCTGAATCAGGATTATGAGTTTCAGTGGCCAAGTCTGACAGCCCCGGAGGATGAAGGCAAAGGCTTCTGCCATGCGCTTCGCAGCCAGGCGGCCATTCTGGTAGACGGGACGGTCGTGCCGTGCTGTCTGGATGGGGAAGGGGTCATCAACTTGGGCAATATCCATCAGAAGTCCTTCTCGGAGATCGTTGACGGGGAGCGGGCGAACAATCTTGTGGATGGATTTTCGCGCCGGGAAGCTGTTGAGGAGTTATGCAGAAAATGCGGGTATCGGCAGCGGTTTGGGGCATAA
- a CDS encoding cupin domain-containing protein has product MSHVTGKTLVHPDGRTVTLLDSGTDDQGDYLLVQHTIVKQGPMNGPHWHPVLQETFTVQEGLMRFVINGEETIVEQGGQARILPTQIHQFWNVSTDRLVALHEIRPPGQHWNMFELIHKLECEGKLNNKGIPSNPLWLGAAWRVMDGYLAGPPRILQTAVLGGLARLADLLKYRV; this is encoded by the coding sequence GTGAGTCATGTGACAGGAAAAACCCTTGTTCATCCTGATGGTCGAACCGTAACCTTACTCGACAGCGGCACCGACGACCAAGGGGACTATCTCTTGGTACAACATACGATTGTTAAGCAAGGTCCGATGAACGGCCCGCATTGGCATCCGGTTCTGCAAGAAACATTTACTGTACAAGAGGGGCTTATGCGATTTGTGATTAACGGAGAAGAGACGATCGTAGAGCAAGGGGGGCAGGCCCGCATCCTTCCGACACAGATTCACCAATTCTGGAATGTTAGCACAGACCGACTGGTTGCCCTGCATGAGATTCGCCCTCCGGGACAACATTGGAACATGTTTGAGCTTATTCACAAATTGGAATGTGAAGGCAAACTTAACAACAAGGGGATTCCGTCGAACCCTTTATGGCTCGGTGCCGCTTGGAGAGTTATGGATGGGTACCTCGCGGGACCGCCCCGGATTTTGCAGACGGCTGTGTTAGGTGGATTAGCACGGCTGGCTGATCTTCTGAAATATCGAGTGTAA
- a CDS encoding DUF2087 domain-containing protein has protein sequence MQLDKVVSYHKALADPTRIKMLILLAEGELNGQVLAEKIGVTPATITHHAAKLREASLIKERRDKNTIYFSLNDYFIANSARATENLIYQRVRPAGVPERLEEDDQRTRDAVVKNFFTSEGKLKSIPAQLKKKLIVLTHMVSRLEKGRKYTEKEINEFIQGYHEDFATLRREFIMHHFMFRDNGVYELNPQEMWARWEDLSS, from the coding sequence ATGCAATTGGATAAGGTGGTTAGTTATCATAAGGCGCTTGCAGACCCGACGCGAATCAAAATGCTGATCCTGTTAGCCGAAGGCGAATTGAACGGACAGGTGCTGGCCGAGAAGATCGGCGTCACCCCCGCAACGATTACGCACCATGCAGCAAAGCTGCGGGAAGCGAGCCTGATTAAAGAGCGCAGGGATAAGAACACGATCTATTTTTCGCTAAATGATTATTTTATCGCAAATAGCGCGAGAGCGACGGAGAATTTGATCTATCAGAGAGTAAGGCCCGCAGGCGTTCCGGAGCGTTTGGAGGAAGACGATCAGCGGACGAGGGACGCTGTCGTGAAGAATTTTTTCACTTCCGAGGGAAAGCTGAAGAGCATCCCTGCCCAGCTGAAGAAGAAACTCATCGTGCTTACGCATATGGTATCCCGACTTGAGAAGGGACGTAAGTACACCGAGAAGGAAATCAACGAGTTTATTCAGGGTTACCATGAGGACTTTGCGACTCTTCGCCGGGAGTTCATCATGCATCATTTCATGTTCAGGGATAATGGGGTATATGAGCTCAATCCGCAAGAGATGTGGGCACGGTGGGAGGATCTATCCTCATGA
- a CDS encoding prolipoprotein diacylglyceryl transferase family protein, whose product MEFPVYVYLGSWRIHPHVLFESLAYFIGFRVYLWTRRPSGMTKLMSLQILAGIIAGAAIGSKLLFWLEDPAATWEQLRQFHLLWGGKTIVGGLLGGLIGVELTKRLVGWKHSTGDDFVYPLMLGLGLGRIGCFLTGLDDHTYGTPTTWFTGVDFGDGVYRHPTQLYEILFLIVLALLLLPLYRQSRGRSAREGYVSGRMFQWFMAGYLLFRLVIDWIKPTPHPYLGLNNIQLACIAGLIYYAWLIGGRNRLRRSMPGSQLPS is encoded by the coding sequence ATGGAGTTTCCTGTTTATGTGTACCTGGGTTCCTGGCGGATTCATCCGCACGTGCTGTTTGAATCGCTGGCCTACTTTATCGGCTTCCGCGTGTATTTATGGACCCGCAGGCCGAGCGGCATGACGAAGCTGATGAGCCTGCAGATTCTGGCTGGAATCATTGCCGGCGCGGCCATTGGCTCCAAGCTGCTATTCTGGCTGGAGGATCCGGCCGCCACCTGGGAACAGCTGCGCCAATTCCATCTGCTGTGGGGAGGCAAGACGATTGTAGGCGGTCTTCTGGGCGGGTTGATCGGCGTTGAGCTGACGAAGCGCTTGGTGGGATGGAAGCATTCCACGGGCGATGATTTTGTTTATCCGCTGATGCTGGGCCTGGGACTCGGACGGATCGGCTGTTTTCTGACCGGTCTGGATGACCATACCTATGGTACGCCGACGACCTGGTTCACGGGTGTGGATTTTGGCGACGGGGTTTATCGCCACCCGACTCAGCTGTATGAGATCCTGTTCCTGATCGTGCTGGCCTTGCTGCTGCTTCCGCTGTACCGCCAAAGCCGCGGCAGATCCGCTCGCGAGGGCTACGTGTCCGGGCGGATGTTTCAATGGTTCATGGCCGGGTATCTGCTGTTCCGCCTGGTGATCGACTGGATCAAGCCGACGCCGCATCCTTACCTGGGACTGAACAATATCCAATTAGCCTGCATCGCGGGCCTCATCTATTATGCGTGGCTGATCGGCGGCAGAAACCGGCTTCGCCGATCGATGCCGGGTTCCCAACTTCCAAGCTGA
- a CDS encoding VOC family protein has product MTTDNQLNEVPKLQSVNKPLLKKVHCNYLPVRNLPLAVKWYSELFGLTVRKCDDTGAILILGDGQWLFLLETLDNRTANFVTNQWDGENYEMFSLTFEVENITELHKRLRENGAEVEPLVDHGSCGLQFKFKDVDGNKFNVWQDAPTG; this is encoded by the coding sequence ATGACGACAGACAACCAATTAAACGAAGTGCCCAAGCTCCAATCCGTGAACAAGCCTTTGCTAAAGAAGGTTCATTGCAATTATCTCCCGGTAAGGAATCTTCCGCTGGCGGTAAAATGGTACTCTGAGCTATTTGGCCTTACTGTGAGAAAATGCGACGACACGGGCGCTATCCTGATCCTAGGGGACGGACAGTGGCTATTCCTGCTGGAAACACTCGATAACCGAACAGCCAACTTTGTAACCAACCAATGGGATGGGGAGAACTATGAGATGTTTTCGTTAACCTTCGAGGTCGAGAACATTACCGAGTTGCACAAACGGCTGCGGGAGAACGGAGCAGAGGTCGAGCCGCTGGTTGATCACGGTTCCTGCGGATTGCAGTTCAAATTCAAGGATGTGGACGGCAACAAGTTTAATGTTTGGCAGGATGCACCCACGGGCTGA